A genomic stretch from Solanum stenotomum isolate F172 chromosome 8, ASM1918654v1, whole genome shotgun sequence includes:
- the LOC125872905 gene encoding uncharacterized protein LOC125872905, translating into MEVNGNIRPNRSDVHLSKEEETKIEEATREYFDDIAPKRHTKPQRSDYSSTYVDHINLYPSSHDTIPENLEFQRLENDPQKLVYNGSQVTEEFFETEYYKDLNCIDKQHHTTGTGFIKVENNGNTFNIGADSATDPSHVYKGNPATNDWIPSAVDEVNFISGKPNRSDN; encoded by the exons atggaagTGAATGGAAATATTAGACCAAATAGAAGTGATGTTCATTTATCAAAAGAGGAAGAAACAAAGATAGAAGAGGCAACAAGAGAGTATTTTGATGACATTGCACCAAAAAGACACACTAAACCTCAACGAAGTGATTATTCTTCAACTTATGTTGATCACATCAATCTCTATCCTTCTTCTCATGACACAATTCCCGAAAATCTTGAATTCCAACGTCTCGAAAATGATCCTCAG AAATTGGTTTACAATGGCAGCCAAGTGACAGAGGAATTTTTTGAAACAGAGTATTACAAAGATCTTAATTGCATTGACAAGCAGCACCACACG ACAGGAACAGGATTTATCAAAGTGGAGAATAATGGGAACACTTTCAATATAGGAGCTGATTCTGCTACTGATCCAAGCCATGTTTACAAGGGGAATCCAGCTACTAATGATTGGATTCCTTCTGCTGTTGATGAG GTTAATTTTATCTCAGGAAAACCAAACAGAAGTGATAACTGA